The following are encoded in a window of Algiphilus aromaticivorans DG1253 genomic DNA:
- the glnT gene encoding type III glutamate--ammonia ligase, producing MLPNHIQDMLKEHDIRFVLAQFVDIHGVAKTKSVPAQCLMDVVESGAGFAGFAVWGLGMGPHGPDFMARGDLDTLTPVPWQPGYARIACTGYVNGEPYPYDTRYVLQQQVARLAERGWTCHTGLEPEFSLLQRTEDGRLAPVDETDTLAKPCYDYKGLSRSREFLEQFVEALQKMDYDVYQIDHEDANGQFEVNYTYTDALTSADRFVLLRMAAGEIANKLGMICSFMPKPVSNRTGNGMHYHMSITDADGNAVFHDDADPQKLGLSKTAYHFLGGLLAHAPALCAFAAPTVNSYKRLVVGGSASGSTWAPVYITYGDNNRSAMVRIPYGHLEYRLPDAGCNPYLVTASLIAAGLDGVERELDPGPARNINLYDLGLDECRSQGIGILPQNLGEALAALEADPLFGQALGEDLVREFITIKRDEWIDYSRHVSDWEVARYAEFF from the coding sequence ATGCTGCCCAACCACATCCAGGACATGCTCAAGGAGCACGACATCCGCTTCGTGCTCGCCCAGTTCGTCGACATTCACGGCGTCGCCAAGACCAAGTCGGTGCCGGCGCAGTGTCTGATGGACGTCGTCGAAAGCGGTGCCGGCTTTGCCGGCTTCGCCGTCTGGGGCCTCGGCATGGGACCGCACGGGCCGGACTTCATGGCACGCGGCGATCTCGACACGCTGACGCCGGTGCCCTGGCAGCCGGGCTATGCGCGCATCGCCTGCACCGGCTACGTCAACGGCGAGCCCTATCCCTACGACACACGCTACGTGCTGCAACAGCAAGTCGCGCGGCTGGCCGAGCGCGGCTGGACCTGCCACACCGGGCTGGAGCCGGAGTTCAGCCTGCTGCAGCGCACCGAGGACGGTAGGCTGGCGCCGGTCGACGAGACCGACACGCTGGCCAAGCCCTGCTACGACTACAAGGGGCTGTCGCGTTCGCGCGAGTTCCTGGAGCAGTTCGTCGAGGCGCTGCAGAAGATGGACTACGACGTCTATCAGATCGACCACGAGGACGCCAACGGCCAGTTCGAGGTCAACTACACCTACACCGATGCGCTGACCTCGGCCGACCGCTTCGTGCTGCTGCGCATGGCTGCCGGCGAGATCGCCAACAAGCTGGGCATGATCTGCTCCTTCATGCCCAAGCCGGTCTCCAACCGCACCGGCAACGGCATGCACTATCACATGTCCATCACCGACGCGGACGGCAATGCCGTCTTCCACGACGACGCCGACCCGCAGAAACTGGGGCTGTCGAAGACGGCCTATCACTTCCTCGGCGGGCTGCTCGCCCACGCGCCGGCGCTCTGCGCCTTCGCCGCACCCACCGTGAACTCCTACAAGCGGCTGGTGGTCGGTGGCTCGGCGTCGGGGTCGACCTGGGCCCCGGTCTACATCACCTATGGCGACAACAATCGCTCGGCGATGGTGCGCATCCCCTACGGCCATCTGGAGTACCGCCTGCCCGACGCCGGTTGCAATCCCTATCTGGTCACGGCCTCGCTGATCGCGGCCGGCCTCGACGGCGTCGAGCGCGAGCTGGACCCGGGTCCGGCGCGCAACATCAATCTCTACGATCTCGGGCTCGACGAGTGCCGCAGCCAGGGCATCGGCATCCTGCCGCAGAATCTCGGCGAGGCGCTGGCCGCACTGGAGGCGGACCCGCTCTTCGGCCAGGCGCTGGGCGAGGATCTGGTGCGCGAGTTCATCACCATCAAGCGTGACGAGTGGATCGACTACAGCCGTCACGTCTCGGACTGGGAGGTGGCGCGCTATGCCGAGTTCTTCTGA
- a CDS encoding class II glutamine amidotransferase encodes MCGIVGLYLKDPSLEPSLGALFAPMLLSMGDRGPDSAGFAIYGDEVPEGSLKLTLQNEDPATDWQALATRFEQELGAPLDWFRNASAAVFKTAVAEDAAREWLAAQAPGTQLMSVGRSIEILKGVGHPRLVAERFSLAGMRGTHIIGHTRMATESAVSMAGSHPFSTGHDLCLVHNGSLSNHNRLRRQLQREGMRFETDNDSEVAAAYLTWRMARGDTLTAALEGAIDDLDGFFTFAVGTRDGFAVLRDPIACKPAVLAETDAFVAMASEYRALAKLPGISGARVWEPEPGQVYVWEQRGSTPQRMAETGS; translated from the coding sequence ATGTGCGGCATCGTAGGGCTGTATCTCAAGGACCCGTCGCTGGAGCCCAGCCTGGGCGCCCTCTTCGCGCCCATGCTGCTGAGCATGGGCGACCGCGGCCCGGACAGCGCCGGCTTCGCCATCTACGGCGACGAGGTGCCGGAAGGCAGCCTCAAGCTGACGCTGCAGAACGAGGACCCCGCCACCGACTGGCAGGCGCTGGCGACGCGCTTCGAGCAGGAGCTGGGCGCGCCGCTGGATTGGTTCCGCAATGCCAGCGCCGCCGTTTTCAAGACCGCGGTCGCCGAGGATGCCGCGCGCGAATGGCTGGCGGCGCAGGCGCCCGGCACGCAGCTGATGAGCGTCGGCCGCAGCATCGAGATCCTCAAGGGCGTCGGCCATCCGCGGCTGGTCGCCGAGCGCTTCTCGCTGGCCGGCATGCGCGGCACCCACATCATCGGCCACACCCGCATGGCGACCGAAAGTGCCGTCAGCATGGCCGGCAGCCACCCCTTTTCCACCGGGCATGATCTCTGCCTCGTGCACAACGGCTCGCTGTCCAATCACAACCGCCTGCGACGCCAGCTGCAGCGCGAGGGCATGCGCTTCGAGACCGACAACGATTCGGAAGTCGCCGCCGCCTATCTCACCTGGCGCATGGCGCGCGGCGACACGCTGACGGCGGCGCTGGAAGGCGCCATCGATGATCTCGACGGCTTCTTCACCTTCGCCGTGGGCACGCGCGACGGCTTCGCGGTTCTGCGCGATCCCATCGCCTGCAAGCCGGCCGTGCTGGCCGAGACCGACGCCTTCGTGGCGATGGCCTCCGAGTACCGCGCGCTGGCGAAGCTGCCGGGCATCTCCGGCGCCCGCGTCTGGGAGCCGGAGCCGGGGCAGGTCTACGTCTGGGAGCAGCGCGGCAGCACGCCGCAGCGCATGGCGGAGACCGGATCATGA
- a CDS encoding FMN-binding glutamate synthase family protein: MDNSQDAWTLRESHSFDRHTIHEIQRAATTGIYDIRGFGAKRALPHFDDLLFLGASMSRYPLEGYREKCATDVVLGDRFAEAPLHLDIPVTIAGMSFGALSAQAKEALGRGASAVGTCTTTGDGGMTDEERGHSRQLIYQYLPSRYGMNPDHLRAADAIEVVLGQGAKPGGGGMLMGQKISDRIAQMRTLPMGIDQRSACRHPDWTGPDDLAIKIEELREITDWKKPIAIKIGASRTYYDVKLAVKAGADFVVLDGMQGGTAATQEVFIEHVGIPILAAIPQAVQALQEMDMHRKVQLVVSGGIRSGADVAKAMALGADAVSIGTAALIALGCNDPRRDADYRRIGSAAGFYDDYHAGQDPAGISTQDPELGARLDPELGGRRLANFLRVLTMEAQTIARACGKSHIRNLEPEDLVALSIEASAMARVPLAGTEWIPGRG, translated from the coding sequence ATGGACAATAGCCAGGACGCGTGGACGCTGCGCGAATCGCACAGCTTCGATCGCCACACCATCCACGAGATTCAGCGCGCCGCCACCACCGGCATCTACGACATCCGCGGCTTCGGCGCCAAGCGCGCGCTGCCGCATTTCGACGACCTGCTCTTCCTCGGCGCCAGCATGTCGCGCTACCCGCTGGAGGGTTATCGCGAGAAATGCGCCACTGATGTCGTGCTCGGCGACCGTTTCGCGGAGGCGCCGCTGCATCTCGACATTCCCGTCACCATCGCCGGCATGAGCTTCGGCGCGCTCTCCGCGCAGGCCAAGGAAGCCCTCGGCCGCGGCGCCTCGGCCGTCGGCACCTGCACCACCACCGGCGACGGCGGCATGACCGACGAGGAGCGCGGCCATTCGCGCCAGCTGATCTATCAGTATCTGCCCTCGCGCTACGGCATGAACCCGGATCACCTGCGCGCCGCGGACGCCATCGAGGTCGTGCTGGGGCAGGGCGCCAAGCCGGGCGGCGGCGGCATGCTCATGGGGCAGAAGATCAGCGACAGGATTGCGCAGATGCGCACGCTGCCGATGGGCATCGACCAGCGCAGCGCCTGCCGCCACCCGGACTGGACCGGGCCGGACGATCTCGCCATCAAGATCGAGGAACTGCGCGAGATCACCGACTGGAAGAAGCCCATCGCCATCAAGATCGGCGCCAGCCGCACCTATTACGACGTCAAGCTGGCGGTGAAGGCCGGCGCCGACTTCGTCGTGCTGGACGGCATGCAGGGCGGTACCGCCGCCACGCAGGAAGTCTTCATCGAGCATGTCGGCATCCCCATCCTCGCGGCCATCCCCCAGGCGGTGCAGGCGCTGCAGGAGATGGATATGCACCGCAAGGTGCAGCTGGTCGTCTCCGGCGGCATCCGCAGCGGCGCCGACGTTGCCAAGGCGATGGCGCTGGGCGCCGATGCGGTTTCCATCGGCACCGCGGCGCTCATCGCGCTGGGTTGCAACGATCCGCGCCGCGACGCCGACTACCGGCGCATCGGCTCGGCCGCCGGCTTCTACGACGACTACCACGCCGGGCAGGATCCGGCCGGTATCTCGACGCAGGATCCGGAGCTGGGCGCGCGCCTGGATCCGGAGCTGGGCGGCCGGCGGCTGGCGAACTTCCTGCGCGTGCTGACCATGGAGGCGCAGACCATCGCCCGCGCCTGCGGCAAGTCGCATATCCGCAATCTGGAGCCGGAGGACCTGGTCGCGCTGAGCATCGAGGCCTCGGCCATGGCGCGCGTGCCGCTGGCCGGCACGGAATGGATTCCGGGGCGGGGCTGA
- a CDS encoding helix-turn-helix domain-containing protein, which yields MASDPRARQAAGSPGDAYVPKTLATRHSDADRDHALERYIGTVLRRSRNAQELTIADVGQLADLSASMVSKIENGQVATSLDALARLCGALGLTLSQLFRDYDSPEGGAQLVKAGEGLEVVRRGTRRGHTYHLLTDHRGHQRNFEPFLISMDDESEAFPTFQHEGMQFIYLLQGRIDYRHGKHVYQLEEGDALTFDASVPHGPERLRALPIRFLAVTVFDEKA from the coding sequence ATGGCGTCCGATCCTCGCGCCAGGCAGGCGGCCGGGTCGCCGGGCGACGCCTACGTCCCCAAGACGCTGGCGACCCGGCACAGCGACGCCGATCGCGATCACGCCCTGGAGCGCTACATCGGCACCGTGCTGCGCCGCTCGCGCAACGCGCAGGAGCTGACCATCGCCGATGTCGGGCAGCTCGCCGACCTCAGCGCGAGCATGGTCAGCAAGATTGAGAACGGGCAGGTGGCCACCAGCCTCGACGCACTGGCGCGGCTGTGCGGCGCGCTGGGGCTGACGCTGTCGCAGCTCTTCCGCGACTACGACTCGCCGGAGGGCGGCGCGCAGCTGGTCAAGGCCGGCGAGGGGCTGGAGGTCGTGCGCCGCGGCACGCGCCGCGGGCACACCTACCATCTGCTCACCGATCACCGCGGGCACCAGCGCAACTTCGAGCCCTTCCTGATCTCGATGGACGACGAGAGCGAGGCCTTTCCGACTTTCCAGCACGAGGGCATGCAGTTCATCTATCTGCTGCAGGGGCGCATCGATTACCGCCACGGCAAGCACGTCTACCAGCTCGAGGAAGGCGACGCGCTGACCTTCGACGCCAGCGTGCCGCACGGACCCGAGCGACTACGCGCGCTGCCTATCCGCTTTCTCGCCGTCACGGTCTTTGACGAAAAAGCCTGA
- the thpR gene encoding RNA 2',3'-cyclic phosphodiesterase has translation MAHRVFFALWPDDAPRDAAVQLRSRYSAPGRDVPRAHLHLTLAFAGTVSEAQVATLQQAANAIDAAPFSLTLDRLDGFDAAGVQWLGPSLAPESLTALVAQLQTVCREAGIALPDEPFRPHLTLRRRVTQPVRMAVPAVAWHVHDFALIESGSAGRPGAYRVQARWPLRPEPRS, from the coding sequence ATGGCGCACCGGGTCTTCTTCGCGCTCTGGCCGGATGACGCGCCGCGCGATGCCGCAGTGCAGCTGCGTTCGCGCTACTCCGCGCCCGGACGCGACGTGCCGCGCGCACACCTGCACCTGACGCTGGCCTTCGCCGGCACCGTCAGCGAGGCCCAGGTCGCCACGCTGCAGCAGGCTGCGAATGCGATCGACGCCGCGCCCTTCAGCCTGACGCTGGACCGTCTCGATGGCTTCGATGCCGCCGGCGTGCAGTGGCTGGGGCCCAGCCTAGCGCCGGAGTCGTTGACCGCCCTCGTCGCGCAGTTGCAGACCGTCTGTCGCGAAGCCGGTATCGCCCTGCCCGACGAGCCCTTCCGCCCGCACCTGACGCTGCGCCGCCGGGTCACGCAACCGGTACGGATGGCCGTGCCCGCAGTGGCGTGGCACGTGCACGACTTCGCGCTGATCGAGTCCGGCAGCGCCGGCCGGCCGGGCGCCTATCGCGTGCAGGCGCGCTGGCCGTTGCGGCCCGAACCCCGAAGCTGA
- a CDS encoding O-acetylhomoserine aminocarboxypropyltransferase/cysteine synthase family protein → MSESEWRFETIAVHGGYSPEPTTRAVAVPIYQTVAYAFDDTQHGADLFDLKVEGNIYSRIMNPTCGVLEQRMAALEGGVGALSTASGQSAVLYAIQTIARVGDNIVSASTLYGGTYNLFAHTLPQLGIEVRFADPRKPDSFGALIDDQTKAVFIESIGNPLGNISDIAAIAEIAHAAGVPLIVDNTVATPYLLRPFEHGADIVVHSLTKYLGGHGTTLGGAIVDSGRFDWAAHAERYPQLNEPDPSYHGVVYTEALGAGAFIGRARVVPLRNTGAALSPFNAFQLLQGIETLGLRMDRINDNSLRIAQHLQQHPKVRWVSYAGLSDHPDHELAKRYLGGRPSGVLTFGVAGGLEGGARFQDALQLFTRLVNIGDAKSLATHPASTTHRQLNAEELKAAGVTEDMVRLSVGIEHIDDLIADLDQALAAA, encoded by the coding sequence ATGAGTGAATCCGAGTGGCGCTTCGAGACCATTGCCGTGCACGGCGGCTATTCGCCGGAACCGACCACGCGCGCGGTCGCGGTGCCGATCTACCAGACCGTGGCCTATGCCTTCGATGATACCCAGCACGGGGCGGATCTCTTCGATCTGAAGGTCGAGGGCAACATCTATTCGCGCATCATGAACCCGACCTGTGGCGTGCTGGAACAGCGCATGGCCGCGCTGGAAGGCGGTGTCGGTGCGCTGAGCACGGCCTCCGGACAGTCGGCGGTGCTCTATGCCATCCAGACCATCGCACGGGTGGGCGACAACATCGTGTCGGCCAGCACGCTCTATGGCGGCACCTACAATCTCTTTGCGCACACCCTGCCGCAGCTCGGCATCGAGGTGCGCTTCGCCGACCCGCGCAAGCCGGACAGCTTCGGCGCGCTGATCGATGACCAGACCAAGGCGGTCTTCATCGAATCCATCGGCAATCCGCTGGGCAATATCAGCGATATCGCGGCCATCGCCGAGATCGCCCACGCCGCCGGCGTGCCGCTGATCGTGGACAACACCGTGGCCACCCCCTATCTGCTGCGGCCCTTCGAGCACGGCGCGGATATCGTCGTGCATTCGCTGACCAAATACCTGGGCGGACACGGCACCACGCTGGGCGGCGCCATCGTCGATTCCGGCCGCTTCGACTGGGCCGCGCACGCCGAGCGTTATCCGCAGCTCAACGAGCCGGATCCGAGCTATCACGGTGTCGTCTACACCGAGGCACTGGGCGCCGGGGCCTTCATCGGCCGCGCCCGCGTCGTGCCGCTGCGCAACACCGGTGCGGCGCTGTCGCCCTTCAATGCCTTTCAGCTGCTGCAGGGCATCGAGACGCTCGGGCTGCGCATGGATCGCATCAACGACAACAGCCTGCGGATCGCGCAGCACCTGCAGCAGCATCCCAAGGTGCGCTGGGTGAGTTATGCGGGGCTGTCGGATCATCCGGACCACGAGCTGGCCAAGCGCTATCTCGGCGGTCGACCGTCCGGGGTGCTGACCTTCGGCGTCGCGGGTGGTCTCGAGGGCGGTGCGCGCTTCCAGGATGCGCTGCAGCTGTTCACGCGGCTGGTCAACATCGGTGACGCCAAGTCGCTGGCCACGCACCCTGCCTCGACCACGCACCGGCAGCTCAACGCCGAGGAGCTGAAGGCTGCCGGGGTGACCGAGGACATGGTGCGGCTGTCGGTGGGCATCGAGCATATCGACGATCTGATCGCCGACCTGGATCAGGCGCTGGCGGCCGCGTAG
- a CDS encoding universal stress protein, with the protein MYKSILVPTDLEHSDKLYKSLETAIHLAQKYDANLCYVGVTGNTPTSVAANPTEFEQKLKTFADEQGVTHGIKTSAKAIVSHDPSVDLDDKLLDAIKETGVDLVVMASHVPGLADKLHILHSNAGKIATRADVSVFVVR; encoded by the coding sequence ATGTACAAGTCCATCCTCGTGCCCACCGATCTCGAGCACAGCGACAAGCTCTACAAGTCGCTGGAGACAGCCATCCACCTGGCGCAGAAGTACGACGCCAATCTCTGCTACGTAGGCGTGACGGGGAATACGCCCACCTCGGTTGCCGCCAACCCGACCGAGTTCGAGCAGAAGCTGAAAACCTTTGCCGACGAGCAGGGCGTCACGCACGGCATCAAGACCTCGGCCAAGGCCATCGTCTCCCACGACCCCTCCGTGGATCTGGATGACAAGCTGCTGGACGCCATCAAGGAGACCGGCGTCGATCTCGTCGTCATGGCCTCGCATGTGCCGGGCCTTGCCGACAAGCTGCACATCCTGCATTCCAACGCGGGCAAGATCGCCACCCGCGCCGACGTTTCCGTCTTCGTCGTGCGCTGA
- a CDS encoding WS/DGAT/MGAT family O-acyltransferase encodes MKPLSLIDNAFLLLEQRQQPLHVAALCVLQPPPDAPPDFAYRLAERMRQSTGAVPPFNHRLVRRAGINFWEEADDFDIAQHFVHLALPKPGRMRELLAMISRVHAAHLDRAYPLWRCYLIEGLADGRIALYFKIHHALVDGVAGIRLLMKTMGPDAEASLAIPPPWEAYTRRGGKRSLPLPSPALRGVETLRGLARQGVASAAPVWHRLSQSRRDKRAGDPACVDAAQAPRSIFNQNISGSRRFAAQSYSRARVKAIAAHFGATSNDVVLAMCGSALRRYLIDNNALPSDPLVAAVPVSTRSDDGTSGNEVAFALTHLGTHIADPAERLCAVKGCMDYNKAALRSLNPAQLYAYEGLLFAPSLFGLLTGQRRGRTVVNVVISHVPGPSEDLYWQGCRLDGIYPVSVVIHQIALNITLISRNGEIDFGLIGCRRTLPHMQRLLDYLEESIVELEKAIGVTAAEAVTEEA; translated from the coding sequence GTGAAACCGCTATCGCTTATCGACAACGCCTTTCTGCTCCTAGAGCAGCGCCAGCAGCCGCTGCATGTTGCGGCCCTGTGCGTGCTGCAGCCGCCACCCGACGCGCCACCGGACTTCGCCTACCGGCTCGCCGAGCGCATGCGCCAGTCCACGGGCGCCGTGCCGCCCTTCAATCATCGGCTGGTGCGGCGCGCTGGAATCAACTTCTGGGAGGAAGCCGACGACTTCGATATCGCGCAGCATTTCGTGCATCTGGCGCTGCCCAAGCCGGGCCGCATGCGCGAGCTGCTGGCGATGATCTCGCGCGTGCACGCCGCGCATCTGGACCGTGCCTATCCGCTTTGGCGCTGTTATCTCATCGAAGGGCTCGCCGACGGGCGCATCGCGCTCTACTTCAAGATTCATCACGCGCTGGTCGACGGCGTCGCCGGCATCCGCCTGCTGATGAAGACGATGGGGCCTGACGCCGAGGCCTCGCTGGCCATTCCGCCGCCCTGGGAGGCTTACACGCGACGCGGTGGCAAGCGCTCGCTGCCGCTGCCGTCACCGGCGCTGCGTGGCGTGGAAACACTGCGCGGGCTGGCGCGGCAGGGCGTGGCCAGTGCGGCTCCCGTATGGCATCGCCTGTCGCAGAGCCGGCGCGACAAGCGTGCCGGCGATCCTGCCTGCGTCGATGCCGCGCAGGCGCCGCGCAGCATTTTCAATCAGAACATCAGCGGCTCGCGGCGCTTCGCTGCGCAGTCCTATTCGCGGGCGCGCGTCAAGGCCATCGCCGCGCATTTCGGCGCTACCAGCAACGACGTCGTGCTTGCGATGTGCGGCTCGGCGCTGCGTCGCTACCTGATCGACAACAACGCCCTGCCGAGCGATCCGCTGGTGGCGGCGGTGCCGGTTTCCACGCGCAGCGACGACGGAACGAGCGGTAACGAGGTCGCCTTCGCGCTGACGCACCTCGGCACGCATATCGCCGATCCGGCGGAGCGTCTGTGCGCGGTCAAGGGCTGCATGGATTACAACAAGGCAGCGCTGCGCAGCCTGAATCCGGCCCAGCTCTACGCTTATGAGGGGCTGCTGTTCGCGCCCAGCCTCTTCGGCCTGCTCACCGGCCAGCGGCGCGGGCGCACGGTGGTGAACGTCGTCATCTCGCATGTGCCGGGTCCGAGCGAGGATCTCTACTGGCAGGGGTGCCGGCTGGATGGCATCTATCCGGTGTCGGTGGTCATCCACCAGATCGCCCTCAACATCACGCTCATCAGCCGCAACGGCGAGATCGACTTCGGTCTCATCGGTTGCCGCCGCACGCTGCCGCATATGCAGCGGCTGCTGGACTACCTCGAAGAGAGCATCGTGGAGCTGGAGAAGGCCATAGGGGTGACCGCCGCGGAAGCCGTCACCGAAGAGGCCTGA
- a CDS encoding tetratricopeptide repeat protein — MTASPSAGLRYLRAVALVLVALQLGIGMPITGAAAESGRYHFDEGVSHFRNDELRKALGAFQRARDAGMDTPKLHFNMALTHYKLRNYDRAETAFESLADTSGFDAMARYHLGLIAERRGRDAEAARRYQQARDRADTDALRRLTEAGLGRTRSIRETSVYAFAGGGFDGNPSLLNDINRGDTDSDGYLELFGYASHRRGAGIFDASAFLRRYDSTRRANTALLSGSAGRQTAFAGGTLQYRGELAAIRIDDERLQEEYTGRLDWQRALGGSRYLDARLAATRVQADDSYDFLTGWRYRARLRTSGRLGRGWWRTGYRIEFNDRDDLEEPEAFFSRSPIRHRLRLEVGQPLPGPFSLEARLAYRHSRYRDADRFSNTDGSTTEKRRTEDRLSARLGTRWRFGRNWSALLEYEYRDNNSSFDSFAYQRNTLLLGLEWSR, encoded by the coding sequence GTGACAGCAAGCCCATCGGCAGGTCTTCGATACCTCCGCGCAGTGGCGCTCGTACTGGTCGCCCTTCAACTCGGCATCGGCATGCCGATTACAGGCGCAGCCGCCGAAAGCGGCCGCTACCACTTCGACGAAGGCGTGTCGCACTTCCGTAACGACGAGCTACGGAAGGCCTTGGGCGCCTTTCAGCGTGCGCGCGATGCCGGCATGGACACGCCCAAGCTCCACTTCAACATGGCGCTGACGCATTACAAGCTGCGCAACTACGATCGCGCCGAGACGGCCTTCGAGAGCCTCGCGGACACCTCCGGATTCGACGCCATGGCGCGCTATCACCTCGGCCTGATCGCAGAGCGCCGCGGGCGCGACGCCGAGGCAGCGCGTCGCTACCAGCAGGCCCGCGACCGCGCCGACACCGATGCGCTGCGGCGGCTCACGGAAGCCGGCCTGGGCCGGACGCGCAGCATCCGGGAGACCAGCGTCTACGCCTTTGCGGGCGGCGGCTTCGATGGCAACCCCTCGCTGCTCAACGACATCAACCGCGGCGATACCGACAGCGACGGCTACCTGGAACTCTTCGGCTACGCCTCGCATCGGCGCGGCGCCGGGATCTTCGATGCCAGCGCCTTCCTGCGCCGCTACGACAGCACGCGCCGCGCCAATACCGCCCTGCTGAGCGGCTCGGCCGGCCGCCAGACCGCCTTCGCCGGCGGCACGCTGCAGTACCGCGGCGAGCTAGCCGCCATCCGCATCGACGACGAGCGCCTGCAGGAGGAATACACCGGACGCCTCGACTGGCAGCGCGCTCTGGGCGGCAGTCGTTATCTGGACGCCCGGCTAGCGGCCACGCGCGTGCAGGCCGATGACAGCTACGACTTCCTCACCGGCTGGCGCTACCGGGCACGCCTGCGCACCTCCGGCCGGCTCGGTCGCGGCTGGTGGCGCACGGGCTATCGGATCGAATTCAACGACCGCGACGATCTCGAAGAGCCCGAGGCCTTCTTCAGTCGCTCGCCGATTCGGCACCGCCTGCGGCTGGAAGTCGGTCAGCCCCTGCCCGGCCCCTTCTCCCTGGAAGCTCGGCTCGCTTACCGGCACAGCCGGTATCGCGACGCGGACCGCTTCAGCAATACGGACGGCAGCACCACCGAGAAGCGGCGCACCGAGGATCGCCTGTCCGCCCGGCTGGGAACGCGCTGGCGCTTCGGCAGAAACTGGAGCGCGCTGCTGGAATACGAATATCGCGACAACAACAGCTCCTTCGACAGCTTCGCCTACCAGCGCAACACGCTGCTGCTCGGCCTGGAATGGAGCCGCTGA
- a CDS encoding anti-sigma factor family protein codes for MNCQEFRTHIDEWLDGEIADDTGLRAHAEACAVCAQQLAIERRFRAQLRALGEDVPADSQRNDRLLAPLRAADSRRRHRQWGGFAAAASLVLGVAIGVLWSPWSGQPQPLNAMEAVVLEPNVTQSVQLAFRSPGELKNAEIRLEASDSVEIEGYPGQRELRWTTDLAQGTNTLDLPVRLLGDEGSVVATISYGGGTRSFSVNLRARKMDGANLNRHNANDLLASIATKPQSDPHA; via the coding sequence ATGAACTGTCAAGAATTCCGCACCCATATCGATGAATGGCTCGACGGCGAGATCGCCGACGACACCGGCCTGCGCGCCCACGCCGAGGCCTGCGCCGTCTGCGCGCAACAGCTGGCCATCGAGCGGCGGTTCCGGGCACAGCTCCGCGCCCTCGGCGAGGATGTGCCCGCAGACAGCCAGCGCAACGATCGCCTGCTGGCGCCGCTCCGTGCTGCCGACAGCCGCCGCAGGCACCGGCAGTGGGGCGGCTTCGCAGCAGCCGCCAGCCTCGTGCTCGGCGTCGCCATCGGCGTGCTCTGGTCGCCCTGGAGCGGGCAGCCCCAGCCGCTGAACGCAATGGAAGCCGTGGTACTCGAGCCGAATGTCACGCAGTCGGTGCAGCTCGCCTTCCGCAGCCCGGGCGAACTCAAGAATGCGGAGATCCGCCTCGAAGCTTCGGACAGCGTCGAGATCGAGGGCTACCCGGGCCAGCGCGAGCTGCGCTGGACCACCGACCTCGCCCAGGGCACCAATACGCTGGATCTGCCGGTGCGTCTGCTGGGCGATGAAGGCAGCGTCGTTGCCACGATTTCCTACGGCGGCGGCACGCGGAGTTTCAGTGTCAACCTGCGCGCCCGGAAGATGGATGGCGCCAATCTGAATCGTCACAATGCCAACGACCTTCTCGCGAGCATCGCGACCAAGCCCCAGAGTGACCCTCATGCATAA
- a CDS encoding RNA polymerase sigma factor — MGRVSQLFESRRKRFEASVRPHLDRLYRYARQLTQDSARAEDLVQSLLLKLYQREQRLEELDQAGSWLARALHNLYIDEVRRHTRTPLDIADVDETVLEEWPGDAQQTPEAQAEQRFDRERLNAAIAQLSAAHRAVLAWHDIEGYSLEELARDGDIALGTLKSRLHRARARMRALLMEPCVPEERVRAGE, encoded by the coding sequence ATGGGCCGGGTCAGCCAGTTGTTCGAGAGCCGTCGCAAGCGCTTCGAGGCAAGCGTGCGGCCGCATCTCGACCGTCTGTACCGCTACGCCCGGCAGCTCACGCAGGACAGCGCACGCGCGGAGGATCTGGTCCAGAGCCTGCTGCTGAAGCTGTATCAGCGCGAGCAGCGCCTGGAGGAACTCGATCAAGCCGGTTCCTGGCTGGCGCGCGCGCTGCACAATCTCTACATCGACGAAGTGCGTCGGCACACGCGAACGCCGCTGGACATTGCCGATGTTGATGAAACCGTGCTCGAGGAGTGGCCCGGCGACGCTCAGCAGACACCCGAAGCGCAAGCCGAGCAGCGCTTCGACCGCGAGCGCCTCAACGCGGCCATAGCGCAACTGAGCGCCGCACATCGCGCCGTGCTGGCCTGGCACGACATCGAAGGTTATTCGCTGGAGGAGCTGGCCCGCGACGGCGACATCGCGCTGGGCACGCTCAAGTCCCGGCTGCACCGCGCCCGCGCCCGCATGCGCGCGCTGCTGATGGAACCCTGCGTCCCCGAAGAGCGTGTAAGGGCTGGAGAGTGA